One stretch of Labilithrix sp. DNA includes these proteins:
- a CDS encoding glycosyltransferase, translated as MRIAVVTTSYPSHEGDPSGHFVESEVAELRAMGHAVHVLRPSAGGAFGWPGVAVRLKERPLRAFEAGAWIARASAELRLARPDRVIAHWAVPCAFPIALGAGPQLEVVSHGGDVRLLSRAPGRSGIVLRILERALRWRFVSEELRETLAASLPLELALRLRAASTIVPGALDVPDVLADARAKRSTIGPRRLYVCAGRLVASKRVDKVIDYVASSMLRDERVLVVLGDGPERAHLERLAREWPIDARFLGKTSRREALAWIGAADELVHASRAEGLSTVIREAGLLGVPVTILS; from the coding sequence AGGGAGATCCGTCGGGCCACTTCGTCGAGAGCGAGGTCGCGGAGCTGCGCGCGATGGGCCACGCGGTCCACGTCCTCCGCCCCTCCGCGGGCGGCGCGTTCGGCTGGCCCGGCGTCGCGGTGCGGCTGAAGGAGCGGCCCCTCCGCGCGTTCGAGGCCGGCGCGTGGATCGCGAGGGCCTCCGCGGAGCTGCGCCTCGCGCGGCCCGATCGCGTCATCGCGCACTGGGCGGTGCCGTGCGCGTTCCCGATCGCGCTCGGGGCGGGGCCGCAGCTCGAGGTCGTCTCGCACGGCGGCGACGTCCGGCTCCTCAGCCGCGCGCCGGGGCGGAGCGGCATCGTCCTGCGCATCCTCGAGCGCGCGCTCCGCTGGCGCTTCGTCTCCGAGGAGCTGCGCGAGACGCTCGCCGCGTCGCTGCCGCTGGAGCTCGCGCTCCGCCTCCGCGCCGCGAGCACGATCGTCCCGGGCGCGCTCGACGTCCCCGACGTCCTCGCCGACGCGCGGGCGAAGCGGAGCACGATCGGACCGCGCCGCCTCTACGTCTGCGCGGGCCGCCTCGTCGCGAGCAAGCGCGTCGACAAGGTGATCGACTACGTCGCGTCGTCGATGTTGCGTGACGAGCGCGTGCTCGTCGTCCTCGGCGACGGGCCGGAGCGCGCGCACCTCGAGCGCCTCGCGCGCGAGTGGCCGATCGACGCCCGCTTCCTCGGCAAGACGTCGCGCCGCGAGGCGCTCGCCTGGATCGGCGCGGCCGACGAGCTCGTGCACGCCTCGCGCGCGGAGGGGCTCTCCACCGTCATCCGCGAGGCCGGCCTCCTCGGCGTGCCGGTGACGATCCTGTCGTGA